From Nicotiana tabacum cultivar K326 chromosome 20, ASM71507v2, whole genome shotgun sequence, one genomic window encodes:
- the LOC107774060 gene encoding uncharacterized protein LOC107774060 isoform X3: MLRGSQGQSFELIRKKCLQRLEQHVQTLSEARAEDKNHIQKLERELENCFQEIDYLQDQLHLRNEEMNSLSECVCSLQLKLANLENIYEEVARLREELEISNAERLYLLQQLENKELEIEGSALCIERLEESIASVGLEHQFEIEGMKLDLMAVEQNYFEAKKSQEETTQENVKLNEFIRDLELRMDDTEKAIESFEKENESLREQLQASELNAKTFSEKVEEQFRGWAANIDVSSSSKEEENGTSCCGDILGPLLIKLAAIGPSDVDLMDKMEEMAGQIKNYESLVKQLKEELRMEKLKAKEEAEDLAQEMAELRYQMTGLLEEERKRRACVEQLSLQRIAQLEAQIEKESMKSFNEEDQSKSIAIYRHVSEA; the protein is encoded by the exons ATGCTGAGGGGTTCACAAGGCCAGAGCTTTGAACTGATCCGA AAAAAATGTTTGCAGAGACTAGAACAGCATGTGCAGACATTATCTGAGGCCCGAGCAGAAGACAAAAATCACATCCAGAAACTGGAAAGAGAGTTGGAGAACTGTTTCCAAGAGATAG ATTACCTGCAGGATCAGCTGCATTTAAGAAATGAAGAGATGAATTCTCTAAGTGAGTGTGTGTGCAGCCTTCAGTTGAAACTTGCAAACCTTGAAAATATATACGAAGAGGTTGCAAGGTTAAGGGAGGAATTGGAAATTTCAAATGCTGAACGCTTATATTTGTTGCAGCAATTGGAAAACAAAGAGTTAGAGATAGAGGGCTCAGCTTTGTGCATAGAGAGACTAGAGGAGTCAATAGCATCTGTAGGATTAGAGCATCAATTTGAAATAGAGGGTATGAAGCTTGATTTGATGGCTGTGGAGCAGAATTATTTTGAAGCTAAGAAATCCCAGGAAGAAACAACTCAAGAGAATGTTAAGTTGAATGAGTTTATTCGTGACCTCGAACTTCGGATGGATGACACAGAGAAGGCTATTGAAAGTTTCGAGAAGGAAAATGAAAGTTTAAGGGAACAACTCCAGGCATCTGAATTGAATGCCAAAACATTTTCTGAAAAAGTAGAGGAGCAATTTCGTGGTTGGGCAGCGAATATTGATGTGAGCTCCTCAAgtaaagaagaggaaaatggtACTAG CTGCTGTGGTGACATTTTGGGTCCACTCCTCATCAAACTGGCTGCTATAGGGCCATCGGATGTTGACTTGATGGACAAGATGGAGGAAATGGCTGGTCAAATAAAGAACTACGAGTCACTTGTAAAGCAGCTTAAG GAAGAGCTGAGAATGGAAAAGCTAAAAGCCAAAGAAGAAGCAGAGGATTTAGCCCAAGAAATGGCTGAGCTGCGCTATCAGATGACTGGATTGCTTGAAGAAGAACGGAAACGTCGTGCATGTGTTGAACAATTATCTTTACAGAGAATAGCACAGTTAGAGGCGCAG ATTGAAAAAGAAAGTatgaaatccttcaatgaagaaGATCAAAGTAAATCTATCGCCATTTACAGACATGTCAGTGAAGCATAA
- the LOC107774060 gene encoding uncharacterized protein LOC107774060 isoform X1: protein MSSRSTSSTDHSVDVKELLEIGERCKELRKEKDMLRGSQGQSFELIRKKCLQRLEQHVQTLSEARAEDKNHIQKLERELENCFQEIDYLQDQLHLRNEEMNSLSECVCSLQLKLANLENIYEEVARLREELEISNAERLYLLQQLENKELEIEGSALCIERLEESIASVGLEHQFEIEGMKLDLMAVEQNYFEAKKSQEETTQENVKLNEFIRDLELRMDDTEKAIESFEKENESLREQLQASELNAKTFSEKVEEQFRGWAANIDVSSSSKEEENGTSCCGDILGPLLIKLAAIGPSDVDLMDKMEEMAGQIKNYESLVKQLKEELRMEKLKAKEEAEDLAQEMAELRYQMTGLLEEERKRRACVEQLSLQRIAQLEAQIEKESMKSFNEEDQSKSIAIYRHVSEA, encoded by the exons ATGTCTAGTCGATCAACTAGTAGTACTGACCACTCTGTTGATGTGAAAGAGCTATTGGAGATTGGGGAAAGATGTAAAGAG CTTAGGAAAGAAAAAGATATGCTGAGGGGTTCACAAGGCCAGAGCTTTGAACTGATCCGA AAAAAATGTTTGCAGAGACTAGAACAGCATGTGCAGACATTATCTGAGGCCCGAGCAGAAGACAAAAATCACATCCAGAAACTGGAAAGAGAGTTGGAGAACTGTTTCCAAGAGATAG ATTACCTGCAGGATCAGCTGCATTTAAGAAATGAAGAGATGAATTCTCTAAGTGAGTGTGTGTGCAGCCTTCAGTTGAAACTTGCAAACCTTGAAAATATATACGAAGAGGTTGCAAGGTTAAGGGAGGAATTGGAAATTTCAAATGCTGAACGCTTATATTTGTTGCAGCAATTGGAAAACAAAGAGTTAGAGATAGAGGGCTCAGCTTTGTGCATAGAGAGACTAGAGGAGTCAATAGCATCTGTAGGATTAGAGCATCAATTTGAAATAGAGGGTATGAAGCTTGATTTGATGGCTGTGGAGCAGAATTATTTTGAAGCTAAGAAATCCCAGGAAGAAACAACTCAAGAGAATGTTAAGTTGAATGAGTTTATTCGTGACCTCGAACTTCGGATGGATGACACAGAGAAGGCTATTGAAAGTTTCGAGAAGGAAAATGAAAGTTTAAGGGAACAACTCCAGGCATCTGAATTGAATGCCAAAACATTTTCTGAAAAAGTAGAGGAGCAATTTCGTGGTTGGGCAGCGAATATTGATGTGAGCTCCTCAAgtaaagaagaggaaaatggtACTAG CTGCTGTGGTGACATTTTGGGTCCACTCCTCATCAAACTGGCTGCTATAGGGCCATCGGATGTTGACTTGATGGACAAGATGGAGGAAATGGCTGGTCAAATAAAGAACTACGAGTCACTTGTAAAGCAGCTTAAG GAAGAGCTGAGAATGGAAAAGCTAAAAGCCAAAGAAGAAGCAGAGGATTTAGCCCAAGAAATGGCTGAGCTGCGCTATCAGATGACTGGATTGCTTGAAGAAGAACGGAAACGTCGTGCATGTGTTGAACAATTATCTTTACAGAGAATAGCACAGTTAGAGGCGCAG ATTGAAAAAGAAAGTatgaaatccttcaatgaagaaGATCAAAGTAAATCTATCGCCATTTACAGACATGTCAGTGAAGCATAA
- the LOC107774060 gene encoding uncharacterized protein LOC107774060 isoform X4, which produces MLRGSQGQSFELIRRLEQHVQTLSEARAEDKNHIQKLERELENCFQEIDYLQDQLHLRNEEMNSLSECVCSLQLKLANLENIYEEVARLREELEISNAERLYLLQQLENKELEIEGSALCIERLEESIASVGLEHQFEIEGMKLDLMAVEQNYFEAKKSQEETTQENVKLNEFIRDLELRMDDTEKAIESFEKENESLREQLQASELNAKTFSEKVEEQFRGWAANIDVSSSSKEEENGTSCCGDILGPLLIKLAAIGPSDVDLMDKMEEMAGQIKNYESLVKQLKEELRMEKLKAKEEAEDLAQEMAELRYQMTGLLEEERKRRACVEQLSLQRIAQLEAQIEKESMKSFNEEDQSKSIAIYRHVSEA; this is translated from the exons ATGCTGAGGGGTTCACAAGGCCAGAGCTTTGAACTGATCCGA AGACTAGAACAGCATGTGCAGACATTATCTGAGGCCCGAGCAGAAGACAAAAATCACATCCAGAAACTGGAAAGAGAGTTGGAGAACTGTTTCCAAGAGATAG ATTACCTGCAGGATCAGCTGCATTTAAGAAATGAAGAGATGAATTCTCTAAGTGAGTGTGTGTGCAGCCTTCAGTTGAAACTTGCAAACCTTGAAAATATATACGAAGAGGTTGCAAGGTTAAGGGAGGAATTGGAAATTTCAAATGCTGAACGCTTATATTTGTTGCAGCAATTGGAAAACAAAGAGTTAGAGATAGAGGGCTCAGCTTTGTGCATAGAGAGACTAGAGGAGTCAATAGCATCTGTAGGATTAGAGCATCAATTTGAAATAGAGGGTATGAAGCTTGATTTGATGGCTGTGGAGCAGAATTATTTTGAAGCTAAGAAATCCCAGGAAGAAACAACTCAAGAGAATGTTAAGTTGAATGAGTTTATTCGTGACCTCGAACTTCGGATGGATGACACAGAGAAGGCTATTGAAAGTTTCGAGAAGGAAAATGAAAGTTTAAGGGAACAACTCCAGGCATCTGAATTGAATGCCAAAACATTTTCTGAAAAAGTAGAGGAGCAATTTCGTGGTTGGGCAGCGAATATTGATGTGAGCTCCTCAAgtaaagaagaggaaaatggtACTAG CTGCTGTGGTGACATTTTGGGTCCACTCCTCATCAAACTGGCTGCTATAGGGCCATCGGATGTTGACTTGATGGACAAGATGGAGGAAATGGCTGGTCAAATAAAGAACTACGAGTCACTTGTAAAGCAGCTTAAG GAAGAGCTGAGAATGGAAAAGCTAAAAGCCAAAGAAGAAGCAGAGGATTTAGCCCAAGAAATGGCTGAGCTGCGCTATCAGATGACTGGATTGCTTGAAGAAGAACGGAAACGTCGTGCATGTGTTGAACAATTATCTTTACAGAGAATAGCACAGTTAGAGGCGCAG ATTGAAAAAGAAAGTatgaaatccttcaatgaagaaGATCAAAGTAAATCTATCGCCATTTACAGACATGTCAGTGAAGCATAA
- the LOC107774060 gene encoding uncharacterized protein LOC107774060 isoform X2, producing MSSRSTSSTDHSVDVKELLEIGERCKELRKEKDMLRGSQGQSFELIRRLEQHVQTLSEARAEDKNHIQKLERELENCFQEIDYLQDQLHLRNEEMNSLSECVCSLQLKLANLENIYEEVARLREELEISNAERLYLLQQLENKELEIEGSALCIERLEESIASVGLEHQFEIEGMKLDLMAVEQNYFEAKKSQEETTQENVKLNEFIRDLELRMDDTEKAIESFEKENESLREQLQASELNAKTFSEKVEEQFRGWAANIDVSSSSKEEENGTSCCGDILGPLLIKLAAIGPSDVDLMDKMEEMAGQIKNYESLVKQLKEELRMEKLKAKEEAEDLAQEMAELRYQMTGLLEEERKRRACVEQLSLQRIAQLEAQIEKESMKSFNEEDQSKSIAIYRHVSEA from the exons ATGTCTAGTCGATCAACTAGTAGTACTGACCACTCTGTTGATGTGAAAGAGCTATTGGAGATTGGGGAAAGATGTAAAGAG CTTAGGAAAGAAAAAGATATGCTGAGGGGTTCACAAGGCCAGAGCTTTGAACTGATCCGA AGACTAGAACAGCATGTGCAGACATTATCTGAGGCCCGAGCAGAAGACAAAAATCACATCCAGAAACTGGAAAGAGAGTTGGAGAACTGTTTCCAAGAGATAG ATTACCTGCAGGATCAGCTGCATTTAAGAAATGAAGAGATGAATTCTCTAAGTGAGTGTGTGTGCAGCCTTCAGTTGAAACTTGCAAACCTTGAAAATATATACGAAGAGGTTGCAAGGTTAAGGGAGGAATTGGAAATTTCAAATGCTGAACGCTTATATTTGTTGCAGCAATTGGAAAACAAAGAGTTAGAGATAGAGGGCTCAGCTTTGTGCATAGAGAGACTAGAGGAGTCAATAGCATCTGTAGGATTAGAGCATCAATTTGAAATAGAGGGTATGAAGCTTGATTTGATGGCTGTGGAGCAGAATTATTTTGAAGCTAAGAAATCCCAGGAAGAAACAACTCAAGAGAATGTTAAGTTGAATGAGTTTATTCGTGACCTCGAACTTCGGATGGATGACACAGAGAAGGCTATTGAAAGTTTCGAGAAGGAAAATGAAAGTTTAAGGGAACAACTCCAGGCATCTGAATTGAATGCCAAAACATTTTCTGAAAAAGTAGAGGAGCAATTTCGTGGTTGGGCAGCGAATATTGATGTGAGCTCCTCAAgtaaagaagaggaaaatggtACTAG CTGCTGTGGTGACATTTTGGGTCCACTCCTCATCAAACTGGCTGCTATAGGGCCATCGGATGTTGACTTGATGGACAAGATGGAGGAAATGGCTGGTCAAATAAAGAACTACGAGTCACTTGTAAAGCAGCTTAAG GAAGAGCTGAGAATGGAAAAGCTAAAAGCCAAAGAAGAAGCAGAGGATTTAGCCCAAGAAATGGCTGAGCTGCGCTATCAGATGACTGGATTGCTTGAAGAAGAACGGAAACGTCGTGCATGTGTTGAACAATTATCTTTACAGAGAATAGCACAGTTAGAGGCGCAG ATTGAAAAAGAAAGTatgaaatccttcaatgaagaaGATCAAAGTAAATCTATCGCCATTTACAGACATGTCAGTGAAGCATAA
- the LOC107774060 gene encoding uncharacterized protein LOC107774060 isoform X5: MSSRSTSSTDHSVDVKELLEIGERCKELRKEKDMLRGSQGQSFELIRKKCLQRLEQHVQTLSEARAEDKNHIQKLERELENCFQEIDYLQDQLHLRNEEMNSLSECVCSLQLKLANLENIYEEVARLREELEISNAERLYLLQQLENKELEIEGSALCIERLEESIASVGLEHQFEIEGMKLDLMAVEQNYFEAKKSQEETTQENVKLNEFIRDLELRMDDTEKAIESFEKENESLREQLQASELNAKTFSEKVEEQFRGWAANIDVSSSSKEEENGTSCCGDILGPLLIKLAAIGPSDVDLMDKMEEMAGQIKNYESLVKQLKS, from the exons ATGTCTAGTCGATCAACTAGTAGTACTGACCACTCTGTTGATGTGAAAGAGCTATTGGAGATTGGGGAAAGATGTAAAGAG CTTAGGAAAGAAAAAGATATGCTGAGGGGTTCACAAGGCCAGAGCTTTGAACTGATCCGA AAAAAATGTTTGCAGAGACTAGAACAGCATGTGCAGACATTATCTGAGGCCCGAGCAGAAGACAAAAATCACATCCAGAAACTGGAAAGAGAGTTGGAGAACTGTTTCCAAGAGATAG ATTACCTGCAGGATCAGCTGCATTTAAGAAATGAAGAGATGAATTCTCTAAGTGAGTGTGTGTGCAGCCTTCAGTTGAAACTTGCAAACCTTGAAAATATATACGAAGAGGTTGCAAGGTTAAGGGAGGAATTGGAAATTTCAAATGCTGAACGCTTATATTTGTTGCAGCAATTGGAAAACAAAGAGTTAGAGATAGAGGGCTCAGCTTTGTGCATAGAGAGACTAGAGGAGTCAATAGCATCTGTAGGATTAGAGCATCAATTTGAAATAGAGGGTATGAAGCTTGATTTGATGGCTGTGGAGCAGAATTATTTTGAAGCTAAGAAATCCCAGGAAGAAACAACTCAAGAGAATGTTAAGTTGAATGAGTTTATTCGTGACCTCGAACTTCGGATGGATGACACAGAGAAGGCTATTGAAAGTTTCGAGAAGGAAAATGAAAGTTTAAGGGAACAACTCCAGGCATCTGAATTGAATGCCAAAACATTTTCTGAAAAAGTAGAGGAGCAATTTCGTGGTTGGGCAGCGAATATTGATGTGAGCTCCTCAAgtaaagaagaggaaaatggtACTAG CTGCTGTGGTGACATTTTGGGTCCACTCCTCATCAAACTGGCTGCTATAGGGCCATCGGATGTTGACTTGATGGACAAGATGGAGGAAATGGCTGGTCAAATAAAGAACTACGAGTCACTTGTAAAGCAGCTTAAG AGCTGA